Proteins from one Candidatus Manganitrophaceae bacterium genomic window:
- a CDS encoding efflux RND transporter periplasmic adaptor subunit, translating to MRTVSIGVTLIILSMLYLSCARSPAGSEEKASKTEVKAVQKKEEHPEEKTSGHGEVAIAAETMTRANIRIEEITLRPLKRDFRVSGSIQVNENRLAHVGSRIPGRVLEVTAGLGDRVEKGARLAVIDSPELGQAQSAYLMATAKLLVAEKGYERAKTLIEAKVIGAGELQRREGEHLSAQAEAQAAEDRLRLLGVTEQEMAELTRNKSIRSQASILSPLAGTVIERNVTAGEVVEPAKSLFTVADLSLLWGIADVAEKDLVRIQKGAVAEVSVASYPEERFKGKVAYLSDTIDPASRTLKVRVEVENAKGKLKPQMFATFRIQTEEAERSLALPESAVQREGEQSIVFVEKEGTEKERRFEKRPVSLGAEAQGYYPVLSGLQPGERVVIQGAFVLKSESLKDQMQEE from the coding sequence ATGAGAACAGTATCCATCGGAGTTACTTTAATTATTCTATCGATGCTTTATCTTTCCTGCGCCAGGAGTCCGGCGGGATCCGAGGAGAAAGCCTCCAAGACGGAGGTTAAAGCCGTTCAGAAGAAAGAAGAGCATCCCGAAGAAAAAACATCCGGGCACGGCGAGGTCGCCATCGCCGCGGAGACCATGACCAGAGCGAACATCCGGATAGAGGAGATCACGCTCCGTCCCTTGAAGAGGGATTTCCGGGTTTCCGGATCTATCCAGGTTAATGAGAACCGGCTGGCGCATGTGGGATCCCGCATTCCGGGGCGCGTGCTGGAAGTGACGGCGGGGCTGGGTGATCGCGTCGAAAAGGGGGCTCGACTCGCTGTCATCGACAGCCCGGAGCTCGGGCAGGCTCAGTCAGCCTATCTGATGGCCACGGCGAAGCTGCTGGTGGCCGAGAAGGGATATGAGCGGGCTAAAACACTCATTGAAGCAAAAGTCATCGGCGCCGGCGAGCTTCAACGCCGCGAGGGAGAACACCTCTCGGCCCAGGCCGAAGCGCAGGCCGCCGAGGACCGGCTTCGTTTACTCGGTGTCACCGAGCAGGAGATGGCAGAGCTTACGCGAAATAAATCGATCCGCTCTCAGGCATCTATTCTCTCCCCCCTGGCCGGAACGGTGATCGAACGGAATGTGACGGCCGGAGAGGTGGTCGAGCCGGCCAAGTCCCTCTTTACCGTGGCCGACCTTTCGCTCCTCTGGGGGATTGCCGATGTTGCGGAGAAAGACTTGGTCCGGATCCAAAAAGGGGCTGTCGCGGAGGTCTCGGTTGCCTCCTATCCGGAAGAGCGTTTCAAGGGGAAGGTCGCCTATCTCTCCGATACGATCGATCCCGCCTCCCGGACCCTCAAAGTGAGGGTCGAAGTGGAAAATGCGAAGGGAAAGCTGAAGCCGCAGATGTTCGCGACCTTCCGCATCCAGACAGAAGAAGCGGAACGGAGCCTAGCCCTTCCCGAATCGGCGGTCCAGCGGGAGGGTGAGCAGTCAATTGTCTTTGTCGAAAAAGAAGGGACGGAGAAAGAAAGGCGCTTCGAGAAGCGTCCGGTCTCCCTCGGCGCCGAAGCGCAGGGC
- a CDS encoding TolC family protein — MSTYRHLGVFVFTLFIFAPVLTWGAEQQGKRYTLEEVLALAEEKNPSIEIFRANLDAAQGSMAAARAYPNPELSVSLGRGKPLGSPGAGYEGEYGFGIGQPLEWPGKRIYRRKAAEAEVGVARQESDDFRLELRSQVKEAFFNLLLSKQILDVSRKNSEAAQSLISAARARVDSGEAPALELIKAQVELARVTKDLRRAENRIVLSKGALNSLLGGALSPGEDIVGDLSGARKHYNLTSLLEDAMVRHPLILRQKKAMEAAGYTLSRERQSLIPDLVVRGGFSEEIDKRSYSLGLSLVFPLFYQRQGEIAVARAGEARANAELDRARTELTRLVTQEYQNYQIALEQLTVFEEGLLKQADEALRIAQFSYQQGESGLLDLLDAQRVQRATLSEYYEAQFELDTALARLERATGGLPQ; from the coding sequence TTGTCTACATATCGCCATTTGGGCGTATTTGTATTCACCTTGTTCATTTTCGCTCCAGTTTTGACTTGGGGAGCGGAGCAGCAAGGAAAGCGCTATACCCTCGAAGAAGTTTTAGCCCTTGCAGAAGAGAAAAACCCTTCGATAGAAATTTTCCGGGCCAATCTGGATGCCGCGCAGGGAAGCATGGCCGCCGCCCGGGCCTATCCCAATCCGGAACTTAGTGTGAGCCTCGGAAGAGGGAAGCCTTTGGGAAGTCCCGGCGCCGGGTATGAAGGGGAATATGGTTTCGGAATCGGTCAGCCGTTGGAGTGGCCCGGCAAGCGAATTTACCGTAGAAAAGCGGCGGAGGCGGAGGTCGGTGTCGCCCGTCAGGAATCGGACGACTTTAGGCTGGAGTTGCGTTCCCAAGTCAAGGAGGCTTTTTTTAATCTTTTGCTCTCGAAGCAAATTCTAGACGTCTCAAGAAAAAACAGCGAGGCGGCCCAATCGCTCATCTCGGCTGCACGGGCGCGAGTCGATTCGGGAGAGGCCCCAGCTCTAGAGCTAATCAAAGCGCAGGTGGAACTCGCGCGGGTGACAAAGGATCTCCGCCGCGCTGAAAACCGAATCGTCCTCTCCAAAGGGGCGCTCAACTCCCTTTTAGGAGGAGCATTGAGCCCTGGTGAGGACATCGTCGGCGACCTCTCCGGAGCGCGAAAACATTACAATCTCACTTCCCTTCTCGAAGACGCAATGGTCCGGCATCCGCTGATCCTCCGTCAGAAGAAAGCGATGGAGGCGGCGGGCTATACGCTCTCCCGTGAGCGACAGTCTCTGATTCCTGATCTGGTGGTAAGAGGCGGTTTCAGTGAAGAGATCGACAAGCGATCTTATTCGCTCGGCCTCTCTTTGGTTTTCCCTCTTTTCTACCAGCGGCAAGGGGAAATCGCGGTCGCACGGGCGGGAGAAGCAAGGGCAAACGCCGAACTGGACCGCGCCCGCACGGAGCTTACCCGGCTAGTCACGCAGGAATATCAGAACTATCAGATCGCCCTTGAACAACTCACGGTCTTTGAAGAAGGGCTCCTCAAACAGGCCGACGAAGCGTTACGGATCGCCCAATTCAGCTACCAACAGGGGGAGTCGGGCCTACTCGATCTGCTCGATGCGCAACGGGTTCAGCGAGCCACGCTGAGTGAATACTATGAGGCCCAATTCGAACTGGATACAGCGCTCGCCCGGCTGGAACGGGCGACAGGAGGATTGCCGCAATGA
- a CDS encoding YnfA family protein: MFLLKALGLFIVTAVAEIVGCYLPYLWLKRGASPLLLIPAAASLALFAWLLSLHPSAAGRVYAAYGGVYITVAIFWLWLVDGVRPTAWDLAGVTICLVGMAVIILGAR, translated from the coding sequence ATGTTTCTTCTTAAGGCTCTTGGGCTCTTCATTGTTACCGCAGTTGCGGAGATCGTTGGCTGCTATCTGCCATACCTCTGGCTTAAGAGAGGGGCATCTCCTTTGCTGCTTATTCCGGCAGCCGCCAGTTTGGCGCTCTTCGCATGGTTGCTCTCATTACATCCCTCGGCCGCAGGCCGGGTCTATGCGGCATACGGGGGGGTCTACATTACGGTTGCCATTTTCTGGTTGTGGCTCGTTGATGGTGTCCGACCGACCGCATGGGATCTGGCCGGAGTCACAATTTGTCTGGTTGGGATGGCTGTTATTATTTTAGGCGCTCGCTGA
- a CDS encoding MerR family DNA-binding protein — MSLADYISRRICQSTIFQRDLQLLITERASLAFIKYFLTPYICTECIIGSMEQFTIGKLAQFSGVGVETVRFYERKGLIKRPSAKEGFRKYSEEDAKRIRFIKRAQDLGFTLKEIKTLFELNSNPRATCSDVRIRAEGKLKEIEEKLQDLRRMKKSIKALSEACGDGKEALARCQILNCFEPGWKC; from the coding sequence ATGTCTCTAGCGGATTATATTTCTAGGAGGATCTGCCAATCTACAATATTTCAGAGAGATTTACAATTGCTCATAACTGAAAGGGCTTCCCTAGCTTTTATAAAATACTTCTTGACTCCGTACATATGTACGGAGTGTATTATAGGATCTATGGAACAATTCACCATCGGAAAGTTAGCCCAATTCTCAGGCGTCGGCGTCGAGACTGTTCGCTTTTATGAGCGAAAAGGATTGATCAAGCGACCGTCGGCTAAGGAAGGCTTCAGAAAATACTCTGAAGAAGATGCGAAGCGAATCCGCTTCATTAAGCGGGCGCAAGACCTTGGATTTACGTTGAAAGAAATCAAAACTCTTTTTGAGTTGAATTCGAATCCCCGCGCCACGTGTTCCGATGTGAGAATTCGGGCAGAAGGCAAATTGAAGGAAATCGAAGAGAAGCTCCAAGATCTTAGGCGAATGAAGAAATCAATCAAAGCGCTTTCCGAGGCCTGCGGTGACGGCAAGGAGGCTCTGGCGCGTTGTCAGATTTTGAACTGCTTCGAACCCGGCTGGAAATGTTAA
- a CDS encoding VOC family protein → MRIHLSMNVTNVAESVAFYEKVFGAKPQKRTSSYAKFDLNDPPLNFAMQSGEGETSRVSHFGIEVNSPDEVMKWQKDLTEKGLVRLVESDTKCCFARQDKVWFTDPDGNEWEVFYVREQLPVTEKMEQTVCCG, encoded by the coding sequence ATGCGTATCCATTTATCGATGAACGTCACGAACGTCGCCGAATCAGTCGCCTTTTATGAGAAGGTCTTTGGAGCAAAGCCCCAAAAGCGGACGTCAAGCTATGCGAAGTTCGATTTGAACGATCCGCCGCTGAATTTTGCCATGCAGTCGGGGGAGGGAGAGACCAGTCGGGTTTCTCATTTTGGAATAGAGGTCAATTCACCCGATGAAGTGATGAAATGGCAGAAGGATCTTACCGAGAAAGGGTTGGTGAGGCTCGTGGAGAGCGACACTAAATGCTGTTTCGCCCGTCAGGACAAGGTCTGGTTTACCGATCCCGATGGAAATGAATGGGAGGTCTTTTATGTCAGAGAGCAGCTTCCGGTTACCGAAAAGATGGAGCAAACAGTCTGCTGCGGCTGA
- a CDS encoding arsenate reductase ArsC, with product MKQVLFLCTGNSCRSQMAEALLNHLGKHRYQALSAGAKPTGIVHPLTIRTLHEAGLPTEDLRSKSWDEFKNQPIDIVITVCESAKESCPIWPGPINIHWSLEDPAEAKGSDEEKMRVFRRVFSAVQQRVQSFLADVK from the coding sequence ATGAAACAGGTTCTTTTTCTCTGCACCGGTAATTCGTGCCGAAGCCAGATGGCGGAAGCGCTTTTAAATCATTTAGGAAAGCACCGGTATCAGGCGCTGAGCGCGGGGGCAAAACCGACGGGGATTGTCCATCCGTTGACGATTCGTACCCTTCATGAAGCGGGCCTTCCCACAGAAGATCTGCGTTCGAAATCTTGGGATGAATTTAAAAATCAGCCGATCGACATCGTGATTACCGTCTGTGAGAGCGCAAAAGAAAGCTGTCCAATATGGCCCGGTCCGATCAATATTCATTGGAGTCTCGAAGATCCGGCCGAGGCCAAAGGAAGCGATGAAGAGAAAATGAGAGTTTTTCGGAGAGTCTTTTCCGCGGTCCAACAACGTGTTCAATCTTTTCTCGCCGACGTCAAATGA
- a CDS encoding MIP family channel protein — protein MKQLNHRCYLAEAIGTFCLVFAGTGAVIVNQVTEGQVTGLGIGLVFGLIVLAMIYAVGPISGAHLNPAVTLAFFSIGRHPAREIAPYLMAQLLGAVVASFVLSFVFSGHPTNLGATLPAGSWGQSFTLEFVLTFMLMFVIMGVAHDDRAEGLMAGVAIGATIALEAIFGGPISGASMNPARSFAPAVISGSFQYHWIYWIAPIFGSIAGAQVYCLIRKEDNK, from the coding sequence ATGAAACAACTGAACCATCGTTGCTACCTTGCTGAAGCGATCGGTACATTCTGTCTTGTCTTTGCGGGTACTGGCGCTGTCATCGTGAATCAAGTGACAGAGGGCCAAGTGACCGGATTGGGGATCGGTCTGGTCTTCGGCCTCATCGTTCTCGCCATGATATATGCCGTCGGTCCTATTTCAGGCGCCCACCTAAATCCCGCAGTAACTTTAGCATTCTTCTCCATAGGGAGACATCCAGCACGAGAAATCGCTCCTTATTTGATGGCTCAGTTACTGGGCGCAGTCGTCGCCAGTTTTGTGCTGAGTTTTGTCTTCTCGGGCCATCCAACAAACCTGGGAGCGACGTTGCCGGCCGGATCGTGGGGGCAGAGTTTCACACTTGAATTTGTGCTGACGTTTATGCTGATGTTCGTGATCATGGGGGTCGCCCATGACGACCGGGCCGAAGGGTTGATGGCCGGGGTAGCGATCGGCGCCACGATCGCCTTGGAGGCGATCTTCGGAGGGCCGATTTCCGGGGCCTCGATGAATCCTGCGCGATCGTTTGCGCCGGCGGTTATCTCGGGCAGTTTTCAATACCATTGGATATATTGGATTGCTCCCATTTTCGGAAGCATTGCCGGCGCTCAAGTTTATTGCCTTATTCGGAAAGAGGACAACAAATGA
- a CDS encoding arsenate reductase ArsC: MKKENILILCTGTAARSQMAEAYFKKFIGERVNILSAGLEPQEVHPLAKAVMKEDGINIDDQRSKGVEQFLGKLAFRHVIIVCEKAEKNCPRIFPGAMNRLFWPFEDPRVYKGSDNEKLEKFREIRDQIKARIQEFVQGQIYYHKAGNACLLYRYSEIG; encoded by the coding sequence ATGAAAAAAGAAAATATCCTCATTCTATGCACGGGAACCGCCGCGCGCAGTCAGATGGCGGAGGCGTATTTTAAGAAATTTATCGGAGAGAGAGTTAATATTTTGAGCGCCGGACTCGAACCGCAAGAGGTTCATCCGCTGGCAAAAGCAGTTATGAAAGAAGATGGGATTAATATCGATGATCAACGATCGAAAGGGGTGGAGCAGTTTCTCGGGAAACTCGCATTCCGTCACGTTATTATCGTCTGCGAAAAAGCAGAGAAGAATTGTCCCAGAATCTTTCCAGGAGCGATGAACCGATTGTTCTGGCCCTTTGAAGATCCAAGGGTTTATAAGGGATCTGATAATGAGAAATTAGAGAAATTTCGTGAAATAAGAGATCAGATCAAAGCCCGCATTCAAGAGTTCGTGCAAGGGCAAATTTATTATCATAAAGCAGGCAACGCTTGTCTTTTATATAGATATTCAGAAATCGGATAA
- a CDS encoding PRTRC system ThiF family protein, which translates to MRHYFPLASTHSPVEVDLVGCGGTGSAVAGRLVYLNQTLLALGHPGISVTVYDPDYVTDANVGRQLFYREDVGHPKATILVTRINQCTGFSWMAEPRRYPGSHDHRASLVITAVDTGKARVTIGHFLQSAGRDLVYWLDCGNSQQNGQVILGTPRAINQPERKDAIDRLPTVLDLYPEIADPKREKDSGPSCSLAEAIEQQDLYINQFVALEASQLLWFAFRRGYIDYSVSYVSLQPRNTRVLPIDPEIWKRFGYRIGPKQPKKGRR; encoded by the coding sequence ATGCGCCACTATTTCCCGCTGGCAAGCACCCATTCCCCAGTGGAAGTCGACCTGGTCGGCTGTGGAGGAACCGGCAGCGCCGTCGCCGGAAGGCTTGTTTACCTTAACCAAACTCTTCTCGCTCTGGGACATCCCGGGATCTCAGTCACAGTGTACGATCCCGACTATGTGACAGACGCAAACGTCGGCCGGCAGCTCTTTTATCGAGAAGATGTGGGCCATCCAAAGGCGACGATACTGGTCACCCGAATTAATCAGTGTACCGGCTTCTCATGGATGGCGGAGCCGCGGCGGTATCCTGGAAGCCATGATCACAGAGCGAGCCTTGTCATTACGGCCGTCGACACCGGGAAAGCCCGCGTGACGATCGGTCACTTCCTTCAGAGTGCGGGTCGCGATTTGGTCTATTGGCTCGATTGCGGAAACAGTCAACAGAACGGGCAGGTCATTCTGGGAACCCCCAGGGCGATCAATCAACCCGAACGCAAAGACGCCATAGATCGCCTGCCAACTGTTTTAGACCTCTACCCGGAGATCGCGGATCCTAAACGTGAAAAAGATTCGGGGCCCTCTTGTTCGCTTGCTGAAGCGATCGAGCAGCAAGATCTCTATATCAACCAGTTTGTTGCGTTGGAGGCGAGCCAGCTACTATGGTTCGCATTCCGCCGCGGCTACATCGATTACTCGGTTTCTTATGTGAGCCTGCAGCCGCGGAACACGCGGGTTCTACCGATCGATCCTGAAATCTGGAAACGATTTGGATATCGGATCGGCCCAAAGCAACCAAAGAAAGGTAGAAGATAG
- a CDS encoding PRTRC system protein A, which yields MNQKDDILQRQLPTMIVPIYEPLSPIAPGTARLLMAKDGLWIEADAIWGHFRKQLWDSPRDLPYGLIEEIGALRCGRIPTRYLDQFAFQANEEAERGCETAAWIIWHPTIGWKYHQLEFLDQSAVSVSYRWPQLEPEWHLILDLHSHGRLPAFFSSTDERSDQGNPHFSMVFGKCQRGMNRADLDCELRLCIASFYFDEDVSLERGERRS from the coding sequence GTGAATCAGAAAGACGACATTCTACAACGGCAATTACCGACGATGATTGTCCCGATTTATGAACCGCTCTCGCCGATCGCGCCGGGCACCGCGAGGTTGCTCATGGCGAAGGATGGTCTCTGGATCGAGGCCGACGCGATCTGGGGGCATTTTAGAAAACAGCTCTGGGACAGTCCGAGGGACCTTCCGTATGGCCTGATTGAGGAGATAGGCGCATTACGATGCGGAAGGATCCCAACGAGGTACCTCGATCAATTCGCTTTCCAGGCGAACGAGGAAGCGGAACGAGGTTGCGAAACGGCCGCTTGGATCATCTGGCATCCGACGATCGGCTGGAAGTATCACCAGTTGGAATTTCTTGATCAGAGCGCGGTAAGCGTTTCGTATCGATGGCCACAGCTCGAACCGGAGTGGCATCTGATTCTTGATTTGCATAGCCACGGCCGGCTCCCAGCCTTTTTCTCATCCACAGACGAACGGTCGGACCAGGGAAATCCTCACTTCTCAATGGTCTTCGGCAAATGTCAGCGCGGCATGAATCGCGCCGATTTGGATTGCGAGCTGCGGCTCTGTATTGCCTCTTTCTACTTCGATGAAGACGTTTCTCTTGAAAGAGGAGAAAGGAGGTCTTAA
- a CDS encoding PRTRC system protein B, with product MVNPLIPKIALLYYTADQPDSPAIDYWQIHNIFIDEKGIPQLKAGEPVKRKTLEALCQTMLPVINRRLGWVDPTLLAYGWGIDGPLIFWCPPVRKPMYFGKSADLKSGVVEWPSLILVARPDSLLVFVSGGDGRPELKTPLLKSPFYNVNAQHEVCCGSSQIPDHCWPAAIPGWTTAFYQSAFTHTNAEDTAVLKKGTMRQLWGDLISGKRKRFPYQLLKPAGFTVGGLLERIGLGESERRHSTTAITDDDCPDL from the coding sequence ATGGTTAATCCGCTGATTCCAAAGATCGCTCTGCTCTACTACACGGCGGATCAACCCGATTCGCCGGCGATCGACTACTGGCAGATCCATAACATTTTTATAGACGAAAAGGGAATACCGCAACTAAAAGCGGGGGAACCGGTAAAGAGAAAAACCTTAGAAGCGCTCTGTCAGACGATGCTTCCGGTGATCAATCGGCGGCTCGGTTGGGTCGATCCCACGCTTCTTGCCTATGGGTGGGGCATCGACGGCCCATTGATCTTCTGGTGTCCTCCGGTCCGCAAACCGATGTATTTCGGTAAATCGGCGGACCTCAAAAGCGGAGTCGTCGAGTGGCCCTCCCTGATTCTGGTCGCTCGGCCGGATTCTCTTCTGGTTTTCGTTTCCGGAGGGGACGGGAGACCGGAGTTGAAGACCCCGCTTCTTAAGAGTCCCTTCTACAACGTAAACGCTCAGCACGAAGTCTGCTGCGGCTCGAGTCAGATCCCCGATCATTGCTGGCCGGCCGCCATCCCGGGCTGGACCACCGCCTTCTACCAAAGCGCGTTCACCCATACGAACGCGGAGGACACGGCGGTCTTGAAGAAAGGAACGATGCGACAGCTTTGGGGGGATCTCATTTCCGGAAAACGAAAGCGCTTCCCCTATCAGCTCTTAAAGCCGGCGGGTTTCACCGTCGGCGGGCTACTGGAAAGGATCGGTCTGGGTGAATCAGAAAGACGACATTCTACAACGGCAATTACCGACGATGATTGTCCCGATTTATGA
- a CDS encoding PRTRC system protein C: protein MIEVKPIERIFMHGQIKLEDPDSTMTPEQVKEFYAASYPELSQAVIEEPERRAEKEVYKFTRAVGTKGGEQSPPDFITVQQLAKQGDEYFKKGGVVWVQEALTQCVGARRQMNGPVVSVRKEWLSLLL, encoded by the coding sequence ATGATAGAAGTGAAACCGATTGAGCGGATCTTTATGCATGGTCAAATTAAGCTCGAGGATCCCGACAGCACGATGACACCGGAGCAGGTAAAGGAGTTCTATGCGGCGTCCTATCCTGAATTGTCGCAGGCGGTCATCGAGGAGCCGGAGCGTCGGGCTGAAAAGGAGGTTTATAAATTCACCCGGGCCGTGGGAACCAAGGGGGGCGAGCAATCGCCCCCCGATTTTATTACCGTCCAACAACTGGCCAAACAAGGAGACGAGTACTTTAAGAAAGGAGGTGTCGTATGGGTTCAAGAGGCGCTCACGCAATGCGTCGGAGCGCGCCGGCAAATGAATGGACCCGTAGTCTCGGTCCGAAAAGAGTGGCTCTCCCTCCTGCTCTAA